Genomic DNA from Coffea arabica cultivar ET-39 chromosome 7e, Coffea Arabica ET-39 HiFi, whole genome shotgun sequence:
ACGCTTGGAGGCGGAGTCCCGTAGCTACAGCTACTCTTCTTCTACTACCGCCGAATCCTCTCACAAGGTGAACTACCGGACTCAGAAGTAGAGGCTCGAAGGCAACCTTTAGGGAGAAGATTGAATCAGGATCAGAACCAAGATAAGGCTTGGCAGGAACTAAACTAGCTCTATTAAAGCTGCTGCACGTATTGAGTTGAAAATTTCAAGGATATCAGTTGCATTTATTCCAGCCAATAAAACTAGTCCACGCATTGAGTTGAGATGAAagtatgactttttttttttttttcctcttttgaaGGATATTGTGAATACCGATCGTCACTAGGTTAGATGTCCGGTTACAAGTCAATTTTCACTTTAGTTATGAAGTTTAGGATGTTTATGTGAAGATTTCTAAATGATAGGGGTAAGGTGTCTTCTCGCGAAACCACAAGGGAGTTTCTTATATTTTACCCAAAACATTACAGTATTAAAATTTTTCAGTTGACGCCGCCGCCGTACCATGACcagaacttttctttttttcttgggcCTTACATTAAGATTCTACCGTTTGGatcctttcctcttttttttttttttcaggcaTATTAAAATTTGGACAGTAAAAACAACATCCGTGCCAATTAATTTGTCAACTGGTGCCTAATATTCCAGGTCGCTCCTCAATTTAATTGCAAATTGACGCACCAACGTACAAAATGGTTGATGCTCTCTGAGACATAAGTCAACTTAGCAAAAACATATTTAATCAAATCCAAGCACAActtcgtttggattagctatttttgggagtgtttttgaaaaattttactgtagcaaaatttttagagtatattttgggatatttttagaaaatattttgaaatatttaagagtagtagagtttttaaaatatattttgagatattttttaaacataaaaaaaaattagattattttttaaaaaattttatagtttttgaaaaactgaaGGATCCAAACAGAGCTGTagcataattaaaaaaaaattaaacaaagatATAATATAATAGTTCAACTTGGTGTTCAGGATTAAAATCAATTCCACCATAGTCAAGCTGCCAGGTCCATCCATTGCATTGCGATTTGCGAGGAAACCCTCTCTGTTTGAAAGATCATTTCAAAGTCAACGCTGGTTTCCACAGGCCAAACGAGACTTCCATGACACCTTTCCTAGCTCTAGATGTTCAAACTTACCTGCTACAAATACCCCCTCCCTCGACACTTTTTTTTGCATACCTACTACCACTACCAATTTTCAACCGACTTTCTTCAATCCCAATTTCTCTGAAACATAAGAAATCTCCAATTTCAAAAACCCATTTTCAGATCCTAAGTTACTTCCCATTCCATTCCAAGAAAATGTCAGAATCATCCAGCTCCAATTTGGCCATGGCCAAGACCATTTTGTCCACAGTTGGCTCAGTTGCAGCTACAGCAATGGTGGTCCGTTCAGTAGTCCGAGAATTTGTCCCAGCTGAGATGGAAGACTACCTCTTTTCTGGCCTTAGGAGGCTCTTTGACCGATTCTCAAATCAACTGACAATGGTGATTGATGAATTTGATGGGCTGGTCAACAATGAAATCTACGAGGCAGCTGAGGTCTACCTAGGCCCGAAAGTAACCCCAACAACCCGAAGACTCAAAATCAGCAAGCCCGAAAAGCAGAAGAACTTCAACATTGCCATGGAGAAAGGTGAGGAGCTCACAGATATCTTTCACGGGATCAAATTTAAGTGGGTTTGGATCGTTAACAAAGTTGAAACAAGAAATTTTTATAATCCCAGAGACATGAATTCCACTCTGAGGTCAGAGGTAAGGTCCTTTGAGCTGACATTTCACAAGAAAAATCAAGACTTTGTGATCAATACATACTTGCCTTATATAGTAAGTGAAGCAGAGTCGAGGAAACACGAGAAGAAAACTATCAAGCTTTTTACGGTGGATCCTGAACAGATGTATGACATGAACAATGCATGGCTGTCTGTGACTCTTGATCATCCTTCTACTTTCGATACATTGGCTATGGATTCAGAGATGAAAGATATGGTCTTGAAGGATCTCGAGAGGTTTGCGAAGAGAAGGGAATTTTATAGGAAAGTTGGCAAGGCTTGGAAAAGAGGGTACTTGTTGTATGGTCCTCCAGGGACTGGAAAATCTAGCTTGATTGCTGCCattgccaatttcttgaattttgataTTTATGATTTGGAGTTGACTGAGATCAGGAGGAatactgatttgaggaaattgtTGGTGGCCACTGCTAATAAGTCTATATTGGTGGTGGAGGACATTGATTGCACTATTGAGTTTAAGGACAGGTTGAGCAATAAAGCTGCTGCTGCATCTTCAGAACCTGAATTTCACGAGGAAGAAAAAAAGGTACAGTCTCCTTATGCTTCCTTATAATTTTTCAGTTCActttcagaattttttttttttttctgttttcctggTGATGTGCAAATTATGTTCTTGTTAACTTTGGATTAAAACGGTTTCCGGATTCAATATTAGATTTTTATCATCAGCTTTGCCATCGTGTAGACTACATGGCACTCTATCTCCACGACCAATACTGTTGTGGAAAAACAAACACTGTGGTAATTGGTAAATTGTGATAACTGCCTTTTTCCACTGGTCCACATAATCTGCTTCAGAAAAAGAGATGACAAATACATTTTGGTGACTCGATGGCTTGAGGCAATAACTTTTTATATTATAAAGTCTACTGGCTTAGTGAGTTGGCAAAAAATGGgcatcaagcaaatgatatggaAGAGATTTTGCTAGTaaatttttgctttttattaGTGTATCTGCTGTCAGTTCGTGGATGGCTGATAGATACCCCTTTCCAAAAGTTCGATTTGAATATGCtgcattgttttgttttgtaggtGACACTGTCTGGTTTCCTCAATTTTATTGATGGTTTATGGTCAAGTTGTGGTGACGAGAGGATCATAATTTTCACTACAAATCACAAAGAAAAGTTGGACCCTGCTTTATTGCGGCCTGGTAGAATGGATGTTCACATTCACATGTCCTATTGCACCCCTTCTGGATTCAGAATTCTGGCTGCAAATTACCTTGAAATTAAAGACCACTGCCTATTTAAAGAAATTGAGGAATTGATTGCAGCCACAGAGGTTACACCCGCAGAAGTTGCAGAGCAGTTGTTGAAGAATGATGAAGCTGATGCTATACTTGAAGGGTTGATTGATTTTCTCCATgtgaagagaaaagaaaaagaagaagccgAGACTAAGAAAGTTGAAGTAGAGCCAAAAGAGGAGGAGAGAAATGTACAGGAGGGAGGTGAGAAAGAACAGAGAGATGGTACAAAACAAGAAAGCTGAAGTTAACATGTTTTGGCTGGCTTGCATGATTCAAAAACTTGCCAAGCATAGAGCCATAGACTGTTCAGATACAGATTTCCATAATCAGTACATTTTGTCAAAAGATCTTAAATTATTGGGATTAATTTTATTAACTACCGATGGAAAATCTTGTTCGTCCAATATGT
This window encodes:
- the LOC140010928 gene encoding AAA-ATPase At3g50940-like, translating into MSESSSSNLAMAKTILSTVGSVAATAMVVRSVVREFVPAEMEDYLFSGLRRLFDRFSNQLTMVIDEFDGLVNNEIYEAAEVYLGPKVTPTTRRLKISKPEKQKNFNIAMEKGEELTDIFHGIKFKWVWIVNKVETRNFYNPRDMNSTLRSEVRSFELTFHKKNQDFVINTYLPYIVSEAESRKHEKKTIKLFTVDPEQMYDMNNAWLSVTLDHPSTFDTLAMDSEMKDMVLKDLERFAKRREFYRKVGKAWKRGYLLYGPPGTGKSSLIAAIANFLNFDIYDLELTEIRRNTDLRKLLVATANKSILVVEDIDCTIEFKDRLSNKAAAASSEPEFHEEEKKVTLSGFLNFIDGLWSSCGDERIIIFTTNHKEKLDPALLRPGRMDVHIHMSYCTPSGFRILAANYLEIKDHCLFKEIEELIAATEVTPAEVAEQLLKNDEADAILEGLIDFLHVKRKEKEEAETKKVEVEPKEEERNVQEGGEKEQRDGTKQES